A region from the Polaribacter sp. Hel1_33_78 genome encodes:
- a CDS encoding glycoside hydrolase family 26 protein, translated as MTSFKRIFNVLLAVVLGYFIIYGLASVSKSSKGPIGGFLENLSNMVKNFEQDNILEKREKNRGKKLEWFNDQRNNKFALLKSKSILFGAADDNNGKSYENIINLEDSLAITFPIIQIYRAWGESKEHKFPKNEVDAIIRIGSVPMITWEPWLTTFSKENFPKIKDMEQRDNHGLSSVANGDYDVYIKEWATDAAKVGHPIYLRVGHEMNDSYRYKWGAMNNDPSEFVAAFKHVKDVFDSVGATDIIWVWSPHIAKGKFPEYYPGNDYVDIIATGALNYGTSANFSDWWTFEETFGKYYDQLASFYKPIMIAEFGSLKIGGSRAKWFGDAFENFNTKYPFVNTILFFHYASDKTLTYNKDLNWAIKDDPEVTTAIKNALKKWPSNIKQPGME; from the coding sequence ATGACATCATTTAAAAGAATTTTTAATGTATTGCTGGCCGTAGTGCTAGGTTATTTTATAATTTACGGTTTAGCATCTGTAAGTAAAAGCTCTAAAGGCCCAATAGGAGGATTTCTAGAAAACTTAAGCAATATGGTTAAAAACTTTGAGCAAGATAATATATTAGAAAAAAGAGAAAAAAATAGAGGAAAAAAATTAGAATGGTTTAATGATCAAAGAAACAATAAGTTCGCCCTTCTAAAAAGCAAAAGTATTCTTTTTGGAGCCGCAGATGATAATAATGGAAAATCTTATGAAAATATTATCAATTTAGAAGACTCGTTAGCAATAACATTTCCTATTATTCAAATTTACAGAGCTTGGGGAGAAAGTAAAGAACATAAATTTCCTAAAAATGAAGTTGATGCAATTATTAGGATTGGGTCTGTACCAATGATTACTTGGGAACCTTGGTTGACAACATTTTCAAAAGAAAATTTTCCAAAAATTAAAGATATGGAGCAAAGAGACAATCATGGACTGTCTTCTGTTGCGAATGGTGATTATGATGTTTATATAAAAGAATGGGCAACAGATGCAGCAAAAGTAGGTCATCCTATTTATTTGAGAGTAGGACATGAAATGAATGACTCATATCGATATAAATGGGGGGCAATGAATAATGATCCTTCAGAGTTTGTTGCTGCATTTAAACATGTAAAAGATGTATTTGATTCCGTTGGAGCGACAGATATTATATGGGTTTGGAGTCCACATATAGCTAAAGGGAAGTTTCCGGAATATTACCCAGGAAATGACTATGTAGATATTATTGCAACAGGAGCTTTGAATTATGGAACCAGTGCAAACTTTAGTGACTGGTGGACTTTTGAAGAGACTTTTGGTAAATATTATGACCAATTAGCTTCTTTTTACAAACCAATAATGATTGCAGAATTTGGTAGCTTAAAAATAGGTGGAAGTAGAGCGAAATGGTTTGGAGATGCTTTTGAAAATTTTAACACTAAATATCCTTTTGTAAACACAATTTTATTTTTTCATTATGCAAGTGATAAAACTCTTACTTATAATAAAGATTTAAATTGGGCTATAAAAGATGATCCTGAAGTGACTACTGCAATCAAAAATGCTCTAAAAAAGTGGCCATCAAATATCAAGCAACCAGGAATGGAGTAA
- a CDS encoding peptide-methionine (S)-S-oxide reductase — protein sequence MELTKIGFGGGCHWCTEAVFQSLKGVSQVNQGWVASINENNTFSEAVIVQFDDRKIDLKTLIEIHLLTHKSTSNHSMRNKYRSAVYYFSNHQKEESAHIIKVLQSNFENKIITKVLEFKNFKPSSEEFQNYYESNPEKPFCKTHIHPKLKLIMQKFSKNIDQRKVNHINPTIS from the coding sequence ATGGAATTAACCAAAATAGGTTTTGGAGGTGGTTGTCATTGGTGCACAGAAGCTGTTTTTCAATCTTTAAAAGGAGTATCACAAGTAAACCAAGGTTGGGTTGCTTCAATAAATGAAAATAACACTTTTTCAGAAGCTGTTATTGTTCAATTTGATGATCGAAAAATTGATTTAAAAACATTGATAGAAATTCATTTATTGACCCATAAAAGCACGAGTAATCATTCTATGAGAAATAAATATCGCTCTGCAGTTTATTACTTTTCTAATCATCAAAAAGAAGAAAGTGCACATATAATTAAAGTATTACAATCAAATTTTGAAAATAAAATTATTACTAAAGTATTAGAATTTAAAAATTTCAAACCCTCATCAGAAGAGTTTCAAAATTATTATGAATCTAATCCTGAAAAACCATTTTGTAAAACACATATACATCCAAAATTGAAGTTAATAATGCAAAAATTTTCAAAAAACATTGATCAGCGTAAAGTAAATCATATTAATCCGACTATATCATAA
- a CDS encoding YdiU family protein produces MKLHITDTFTQENPSDTVLKNSRRQVTEAVFSYVNPKKTEAPQVIHVSQQMATELGISEQETNSDIFKNLFTGNTIYPKTKPYAMCYGGHQFGNWAGQLGDGRAINLFEVEHHNKNWKVQLKGAGETPYSRTADGLAVLRSSVREYLCSEAMFHLGVPTTRALSLCLSGDHVLRDILYDGNPAYEKGAIVSRISPSFLRFGSYEIFAARKDIKNLTSLVNYTIKHHFSHLGAPSKESYIQFFKEVSVRTLDMIIHWQRVGFVHGVMNTDNMSILGLTIDFGPYGWLEDFDYGWTPNTTDNQHKRYRYGNQPNIGLWNLYQLANALYPIIEDVAPLEEILDQYKVDFQEKSFQMMKSKLGLFFDHENDLNLIQTLEDNLQLVETDMTIFFRSLSNFSNEKTAFELIKKAFYDLDNISGDVKNQWNLWFKNYNSRLQLESLSHAQRKEKMDAVNPKYVLRNYMSQLAIDKADEGDYSLIDVLYQLLKSPYSEQPANEKWFAKRPEWARNKVGCSMLSCSS; encoded by the coding sequence ATGAAACTACATATAACAGATACCTTCACCCAAGAAAATCCCTCAGATACCGTTTTAAAAAACTCTAGAAGACAAGTTACTGAAGCCGTTTTTTCATATGTTAATCCAAAAAAAACGGAAGCACCACAAGTTATTCATGTTTCTCAACAAATGGCGACTGAATTGGGTATTTCTGAACAAGAAACAAATTCAGATATCTTTAAAAATCTTTTTACTGGAAATACTATTTATCCAAAGACAAAACCTTACGCCATGTGTTATGGAGGTCATCAATTTGGCAATTGGGCAGGACAATTGGGTGATGGTAGAGCCATAAATTTATTTGAAGTTGAACACCATAACAAAAACTGGAAAGTACAATTAAAAGGTGCAGGCGAAACACCATACTCAAGAACCGCAGATGGTTTAGCTGTGTTACGCTCATCGGTTAGAGAATATTTATGTAGTGAAGCGATGTTTCATTTGGGGGTGCCAACAACCCGCGCCTTGTCCTTATGTTTGTCTGGTGATCATGTTTTGCGCGATATTTTATATGATGGAAATCCTGCCTATGAAAAAGGGGCAATTGTTTCCAGAATTTCGCCAAGTTTTTTACGCTTTGGAAGTTATGAAATTTTTGCAGCCAGAAAAGATATTAAAAACTTAACTTCACTAGTTAATTATACCATCAAACATCATTTTTCGCATTTAGGAGCTCCATCTAAAGAAAGTTATATCCAATTCTTCAAAGAAGTTTCCGTGCGCACTTTAGACATGATCATTCATTGGCAAAGAGTTGGTTTTGTACATGGCGTAATGAATACAGATAATATGTCTATTTTAGGTTTAACCATAGATTTTGGGCCTTATGGTTGGCTAGAGGACTTTGATTATGGTTGGACACCAAACACCACAGATAACCAACATAAACGATACAGGTATGGAAATCAGCCTAATATTGGTTTATGGAATTTGTATCAACTCGCAAATGCTTTGTATCCAATTATTGAAGATGTAGCGCCTTTAGAAGAAATTCTAGATCAATATAAAGTTGACTTTCAAGAGAAATCTTTTCAAATGATGAAATCTAAATTAGGATTATTTTTTGATCATGAAAATGATTTAAACTTGATTCAAACTTTAGAAGATAATTTGCAATTAGTTGAAACAGACATGACCATTTTCTTTAGAAGTTTAAGTAATTTTTCTAATGAAAAAACAGCTTTTGAATTGATTAAAAAAGCGTTTTATGATTTAGATAATATTTCTGGTGATGTAAAAAATCAATGGAATTTATGGTTTAAAAATTACAATAGTAGATTGCAACTAGAATCACTTTCTCATGCGCAAAGAAAAGAAAAAATGGATGCTGTAAACCCTAAATATGTTTTGCGCAATTATATGTCTCAATTAGCAATTGACAAAGCAGATGAGGGTGATTATTCTTTAATTGATGTATTATATCAACTATTAAAAAGCCCTTATTCTGAGCAACCAGCAAATGAAAAATGGTTTGCAAAAAGACCTGAATGGGCAAGAAATAAAGTGGGCTGTTCAATGTTATCTTGCAGTTCTTAA
- a CDS encoding tetratricopeptide repeat protein, whose product MFLVNVTVFSQDKPLSSQTKKQSLYTDMNEDDLMKTTNDLITRKEYNKATFFLSQHYSNFSNNLRVNWIYGYALSMNGDKKQAEAKYIKAISISPDNKNLQIDYARFLYDMGKIDKVASILSKFMDSESKNAELLLMQANISFWKGNLNNARKKIDRIQEIYPNSKITNSLVQQINELSAVYLKTNFEYQSDSQPLNFFAQHINLEQYKSRFLNPKLEISSYHFSPQKELAIIVKASNKFQFNRLKLIANLTGGVYKNLSGKADWVGGLNFSKKLIQNLSLNLGFSKKHELGTIASTAFNLTSQNVFGEIDYKNKWLLFYAGYNQQFFEEDNERKLKDNEIQSIGTWVLTQPISIRKFNFQLGYSYSYTDAKDVLFFYDNEGVGAYDPYFTPKKQQIHSGLFIVNYKPTKKLLVEAKVNYGFNATIRNPYSINNIEVDGFYDETFTPVEYTGSISYNLSNGFGAKITYINQETFFYTRENINLGLNFNI is encoded by the coding sequence TTGTTTCTTGTTAATGTTACCGTTTTCTCTCAAGACAAACCTCTATCATCCCAAACAAAAAAACAATCTTTGTACACTGATATGAACGAAGATGATTTGATGAAAACAACAAACGACTTAATTACAAGAAAAGAATATAACAAAGCAACCTTTTTTTTATCACAGCACTACAGTAATTTTTCTAACAATTTAAGAGTAAATTGGATTTACGGCTATGCCCTTTCTATGAATGGCGATAAAAAACAGGCAGAAGCTAAATACATAAAAGCAATTTCTATTTCTCCTGATAATAAAAACCTTCAAATAGATTATGCTAGGTTTCTTTATGATATGGGGAAAATTGATAAAGTAGCATCTATTTTATCTAAATTTATGGACTCTGAATCTAAAAATGCTGAATTATTATTAATGCAAGCTAACATTAGCTTTTGGAAAGGTAATTTAAACAATGCACGAAAGAAAATTGATAGAATTCAAGAAATCTATCCCAATTCAAAAATTACGAATAGTTTAGTACAGCAAATAAACGAATTATCTGCGGTTTATCTAAAAACCAATTTTGAATACCAATCGGACTCGCAACCTTTAAACTTTTTTGCTCAACATATAAATCTAGAACAATATAAATCTAGATTTTTAAATCCTAAATTAGAAATATCTAGCTATCATTTTTCACCTCAAAAAGAATTAGCGATCATTGTTAAAGCCAGCAATAAATTTCAATTTAACAGATTAAAACTTATAGCAAATCTGACTGGAGGGGTTTATAAAAATCTTTCCGGAAAAGCAGATTGGGTTGGTGGTCTTAATTTTAGTAAAAAATTAATCCAAAACCTATCATTAAATCTAGGATTTTCTAAAAAACATGAGCTAGGTACAATAGCAAGCACTGCTTTTAACTTAACGTCTCAAAATGTTTTTGGAGAAATAGATTACAAAAATAAATGGTTACTATTTTATGCCGGATACAATCAACAATTTTTTGAAGAGGATAATGAAAGAAAATTAAAAGACAATGAAATACAGTCAATTGGAACTTGGGTTTTAACGCAACCTATAAGTATTAGAAAATTTAATTTTCAATTGGGGTATAGTTACAGCTATACAGATGCAAAAGATGTTTTATTTTTTTATGACAATGAAGGTGTAGGTGCTTATGACCCTTACTTTACACCAAAGAAACAACAAATTCACTCTGGCTTATTCATCGTAAATTATAAACCAACAAAAAAATTATTAGTTGAAGCAAAAGTGAATTATGGTTTTAATGCTACCATAAGAAATCCTTACTCTATAAATAATATTGAAGTTGATGGTTTCTATGATGAGACTTTTACTCCTGTAGAATATACAGGAAGTATTAGTTACAATTTATCAAATGGTTTCGGAGCAAAAATCACATATATAAACCAAGAAACATTTTTCTACACAAGAGAAAATATTAACCTAGGATTAAATTTTAATATTTAA
- a CDS encoding aldo/keto reductase, which yields MKLGLGTAALGRPQYINVRAGNSNNSDLEAFRKHSFSVLEEAYKLGVRYFDTAPGYGLAEELVLEWLQTKNDDSIEIATKWGYTYTANFDVNATIHEVKEHSFSKLNEQWNFSKQLLPYLKVYQIHSATLDTGVLENKEVLKQLAFLKKEDNLKIGLTTTGTNQVEIIKKALDVLVNGEQLFDMFQVTYNFLDQSLSEIFKDLIHQNKSIVIKEALANGRVFRNQHYKHYDQMYAVLESLSKKHTVGIDAISLKYCTQTIPESIVLSGASDIGQLKENLKLTSFSLSPDEIKLLDSLKVSSKFYWAERKKLQWN from the coding sequence ATGAAATTAGGATTAGGAACAGCCGCTTTAGGAAGGCCACAATATATTAATGTTCGTGCGGGGAACAGTAATAATTCTGATTTGGAAGCTTTCAGAAAACATAGTTTTTCAGTTTTGGAAGAAGCCTATAAACTAGGTGTGCGATATTTTGACACAGCTCCAGGCTATGGTTTAGCAGAAGAATTAGTTTTAGAATGGTTGCAAACTAAAAACGACGACTCTATTGAAATTGCCACAAAATGGGGATATACCTACACCGCAAATTTCGATGTAAACGCAACTATACACGAAGTAAAAGAACACAGTTTCTCTAAATTAAATGAACAATGGAATTTCTCTAAACAACTACTTCCCTACTTAAAAGTATATCAAATTCATTCTGCAACTTTAGACACAGGAGTATTAGAAAATAAAGAAGTTTTAAAACAACTGGCTTTTTTAAAGAAAGAAGATAATCTAAAAATAGGTTTAACAACCACAGGAACAAATCAAGTTGAAATCATTAAAAAAGCATTAGATGTTTTGGTTAACGGAGAACAATTATTTGACATGTTTCAAGTGACGTATAATTTTTTAGATCAAAGTTTAAGCGAAATCTTTAAGGATTTAATACATCAAAATAAATCGATTGTTATCAAAGAAGCATTAGCAAATGGTCGAGTTTTTAGAAACCAGCACTATAAGCATTATGATCAAATGTATGCTGTTTTAGAAAGTTTATCAAAAAAACACACCGTTGGTATAGATGCAATTTCTTTAAAATATTGCACACAAACAATTCCCGAAAGTATTGTTTTAAGCGGAGCCAGTGATATTGGGCAACTAAAAGAAAATTTAAAATTAACTTCTTTTTCTCTTTCTCCTGACGAAATTAAACTGTTAGATTCTTTAAAAGTAAGCTCAAAATTTTATTGGGCAGAAAGAAAGAAATTACAATGGAATTAA
- a CDS encoding glycosyltransferase family 2 protein, producing the protein MNSKLRNDLWKFKEAKRVTSLDKAIFLGLTLAGLISMFKLMEWWFRAEHIDNFFLFIILSLFFGYGNIRIALIWINYLRIQKPKEVPVPEKNLSVAVFTTSSPGEPLSMFENTFKALKNLNYPHTSYLLDDTGDVAFKELAEKYGVVWLDLPNIPGAKAGKINEALKITKEDFILVLDPDHIVFPNFLDQTLGFFQDEKVGFVQVSQGYYNMFRSFTAQAAAEQTYVFYGPTQMGLFGYGGAVAIGANCTFRRDALESIGGHAKGLSEDLNTSIRIHSKGWKSIYNPVIVSRGLVPEDFTSFCKQQLKWARGVFEMLFDEMLKASKTLTFWQKLSYLSIGTYYLVGPMTAFFIFVPLLFFTTKISPASMDFTEFIQLGAPIVLVAILIYAHAQSFLCDKKTEKGIHWRGMVLKYSCWPVYTYAFCLAIINKKVPYIPTAKVAVKGFMSPFVKPLILYCIVFIFVLVGVYIERRYMLNTSELILSAEKTWGMIGFAMIAFIQFLGGIVAAYKSLYLKAENAWSRVVITADKKFKVK; encoded by the coding sequence ATGAATTCAAAATTACGGAACGATTTATGGAAATTTAAGGAGGCTAAAAGAGTAACTAGCTTAGACAAAGCTATCTTCTTAGGATTAACACTTGCGGGATTAATAAGCATGTTTAAATTAATGGAATGGTGGTTTAGAGCAGAACATATTGATAATTTTTTTTTATTTATTATTTTAAGTTTATTTTTTGGCTACGGAAATATTAGGATAGCTCTAATCTGGATTAATTATTTACGCATTCAAAAACCAAAAGAAGTACCTGTTCCAGAAAAAAACTTAAGTGTTGCTGTTTTTACAACCTCTTCTCCTGGAGAGCCTTTATCGATGTTCGAAAATACTTTTAAAGCCCTAAAAAACTTAAACTACCCTCACACATCTTATTTACTAGATGACACAGGAGATGTAGCCTTTAAAGAGCTAGCAGAAAAATATGGGGTGGTATGGTTAGATTTACCAAATATACCAGGAGCTAAAGCAGGTAAAATTAATGAAGCTTTAAAAATAACAAAAGAAGATTTTATTTTAGTTCTAGACCCAGATCATATTGTCTTTCCTAATTTTTTAGATCAAACACTAGGATTTTTTCAAGATGAAAAAGTAGGCTTTGTTCAAGTAAGTCAAGGTTATTACAATATGTTTCGTTCTTTTACTGCGCAAGCAGCAGCAGAACAAACCTATGTCTTTTATGGACCTACACAAATGGGTCTGTTTGGTTATGGTGGCGCTGTAGCCATTGGTGCAAATTGCACTTTTAGAAGAGACGCATTAGAAAGTATTGGGGGGCATGCTAAGGGTTTATCAGAAGATTTAAATACATCAATTAGAATTCATTCAAAAGGATGGAAATCGATATACAATCCTGTAATTGTAAGTCGTGGTTTAGTTCCTGAAGACTTTACTTCATTTTGTAAGCAACAATTAAAATGGGCAAGAGGGGTTTTTGAAATGCTGTTTGATGAAATGCTAAAAGCCTCAAAAACATTAACTTTTTGGCAAAAATTATCGTATTTATCCATAGGGACCTACTATTTAGTTGGACCAATGACTGCCTTCTTTATTTTTGTTCCTTTGTTATTTTTTACAACAAAAATAAGTCCTGCTAGTATGGATTTTACTGAATTTATTCAACTAGGAGCCCCTATTGTATTAGTTGCAATATTGATATATGCCCACGCTCAAAGTTTTTTGTGCGATAAGAAAACAGAAAAGGGGATTCATTGGAGAGGTATGGTTTTAAAGTATTCTTGTTGGCCTGTATATACGTATGCTTTTTGTTTAGCCATCATTAACAAAAAAGTTCCTTATATCCCAACAGCAAAAGTAGCCGTAAAAGGTTTTATGAGTCCTTTTGTAAAACCACTAATTTTATACTGTATTGTATTTATATTTGTCCTAGTAGGAGTTTATATTGAAAGAAGATATATGCTTAATACAAGTGAATTGATTCTTTCTGCCGAAAAAACTTGGGGGATGATAGGATTTGCAATGATTGCTTTTATCCAATTTTTAGGAGGTATAGTAGCTGCCTATAAATCTTTATATCTCAAAGCAGAAAATGCTTGGAGCCGAGTAGTAATAACAGCAGATAAAAAATTTAAGGTCAAATAA